The Lepeophtheirus salmonis chromosome 1, UVic_Lsal_1.4, whole genome shotgun sequence genome has a segment encoding these proteins:
- the LOC121118143 gene encoding uncharacterized protein, whose translation MLTTFVRILLVLVFGSLGLSTQTAWVDSPPKYDCPKRSIFPCDCMKGSDEGVYLECSNTNIASLSVGLQQVKTLIHTLIISNCNIEKLYGSLFKLLTIRILKIHDTPIKDISDGTFDQLSSSLEELHIQNSLLTRLSPSIKNLTSLKILFIENSQISYLPEGVLNGMNSLEELSISHGKIKSIGNKVFNDVRRLKKLSLFKNQLSSLPRDAFKSQGQLEFLDISNNQFSKLEAHYFPKLRKLLWLNISHNEIPRIQSRVFARNSLLRVLHLNANKIDRLDTNSLRGMRFLRRLYLSDNFIPSVGRGAFRAVSRIGTVDLARNNLTKVDYQLFSDLRFIDTISLQENQIKNIDKEAFSNLYLTKINISHNQLPFLSSGLFKNCENMTFLDLSHNQIAHISEDAFNENTYATEFLLQYNKLTSMSGVPLASQKGLKFLNVSHNAIVDIPRNTFPKLYELFRLDFSYNNISIIGKSIFSSLLTLRHIDLSHNSLTKLDSGMFGKVPTLLDLDLSYNKLNQVRRSVFGGLSSIRFVKLHHNQLQEIPSPPISLNTMDCSYNNIKEIKGRQPWPVMNSLLELNLDYNQLGNSIKAGRFDGLIVLKSLGLRGNNITKPPWEALRSLISLNYLDLDYNLIQNLTKNAFGYLPVLFELGLSNNLIHNVSVEAFGGLLQLQKLDLSQNNITYIPPGAFKGMSALYDINISFNKIQHLQNRTHGLFEDTLSLRKIELSHNEISFITPKMFPESPWAPYRVKHIDLSYNLIHVLTKSILKGTKYLDYLNISNNRLNDVRKGILTNLTSLKILDISGNSLKEDIFNNGSFGNMPNLTVFKLHNNKFETLPVKALLLQSNLKVLDIRNNKIKEYYTEFTPRIKKGMELYYEGNPLMCDCSLRPIAYWLKSVGRIKGRSKPWEDAICESPPYLSGNSVASVLEERLVCADSLDALKFKLNPDIKFRQVKEDRGFIKLSWYVNTNEDVGDFRLEIRSSDFPPQTLAREDVDYGSRYTIIRNEFNEPSRKLKICLLAKNSAGRIRRWRQDQCQKISISIKVEPFCFAFLLMLSSLLIYNIL comes from the exons ATGCTTACAACATTTGTAAGAATACTTTTGGTACTTGTCTTTGGGTCTCTGGGCTTGAGTACCCAAACAGCATGGGTGGACTCCCCTCCCAAATATGACTGTCCCAAAAGATCCATTTTCCCTTGTGATTGTATGAAAGGTAGTGATGAGGGGGTTTACTTGGAATGTTCAAACACCAATATTGCCTCATTGTCCGTTGGGCTACAACAG GTCAAGACCCTCATACATACATTGATCATCAGCAATTGTAATATTGAGAAACTATACGGGAGCCTCTTCAAGCTTCTCACTATTCGCATCCTTAAAATCCATGATACTCCTATAAAAGATATTAGTGATGGTACCTTTGATCAACTCTCTTCAAGTCTAGAAGAGCTTCACATTCAAAACAGTCTCCTTACGCGCCTATCTCCCTCTATAAAAAATCTTACATCCCTAAAAATACTCTTCATCGAAAATTCTCAAATATCGTATTTGCCGGAAGGAGTTCTGAACGGAATGAATTCTCTAGAGGAGCTGAGTATCTCCCATGGAAAGATCAAATCTAttggaaataaagtttttaatgatgTAAGGCGACTCAAAAAATTGAGCCTCTTCAAAAATCAGCTCAGTTCTCTACCCCGTGACGCCTTCAAATCTCAGGGTCAATTGGAGTTTCTGGACATTTCAAACAATCAATTTAGCAAATTGGAGGCCCATTATTTCCCCAAATTGCGGAAACTCCTTTGGCTAAACATTTCTCATAACGAAATTCCCCGTATTCAGTCTCGAGTCTTTGCAAGAAACTCATTACTTCGAGTACTTcatttaaatgcaaataaaatagaTCGTTTGGATACGAATTCTCTTCGAGGAATGAGATTTCTTAGACGGCTTTATTTGTCAGACAATTTTATTCCATCTGTAGGAAGAGGAGCTTTTAGAGCAGTCTCTCGAATTGGTACTGTGGATTTGGCACGGAATAATTTGACCAAAGTAGACTATCAACTCTTCTCAGATCTGAGATTCATTGACACAATCAGTCTTCAAgagaatcaaataaaaaacattgacaaagaagcattttcaaatttgtatctcacaaaaatcaacataagcCACAATCAGCTCCCTTTCCTTAGCTCCGGGCTATTTAAAAACTGTGAAAACATGACATTTCTTGATTTGTCTCATAATCAGATTGCTCACATTTCGGAAGACGCATTCAATGAAAATACTTATGCCACAGAGTTTCTTTTACAGTATAACAAATTAACTTCCATGTCTGGAGTACCTCTCGCTTCACAAAAAGGACTTAAATTCCTTAACGTGAGTCATAACGCCATCGTTGATATTCCCAGAAATACATTTCCTAAGCTATACGAACTATTCCGCCTCGACTTCTCTTATAACAACATATCCATCATTGGTAAATCCATTTTCAGCTCACTCCTCACCCTACGACATATCGATTTGTCACACAACTCTTTAACGAAGTTGGACTCAGGGATGTTTGGAAAGGTCCCTACTCTACTAGACCTGGATTTAAGTTACAATAAACTAAACCAAGTGAGGAGAAGTGTGTTTGGAGGGCTTTCGTCGATACGCTTTGTCAAATTGCATCACAATCAATTACAGGAAATTCCATCTCCTCCTATCTCTTTGAACACCATGGACTGTTCCTACAATAATATCAAGGAGATAAAAGGGAGGCAG CCTTGGCCAGTCATGAACTCCCTTCTAGAACTCAATTTGGATTATAATCAGTTGGGAAATTCTATCAAAGCTGGTCGTTTTGATggtttaattgttttaaaatcacTTGGTCTAAGAGGAAATAACATAACCAAACCCCCATGGGAAGCATTAAGGTCTCTTATAAGtcttaattatttagatctagATTATAACCTTATTcaaaatctaacaaaaaatgCATTTGGATATCTCCCCGTTCTATTTGAACTgggtctttcaaataatttgatacACAATGTATCGGTAGAGGCATTTGGTGGTCTCTTGCAACTCCAAAAACTAGACTTGagtcaaaataatattacctACATTCCTCCAGGCGCATTCAAAG GAATGTCTGCACTCTATGACATAAATATCTCgttcaataaaatacaacatcTTCAAAATCGAACACATGGACTCTTTGAAGACACTCTCTCTCTTCGTAAAATTGAATTGAGTCATAATGAAATCTCCTTCATCACACCAAAGATGTTTCCTGAGAGTCCATGGGCACCCTATCGTGTTAAGCATATTGATTTGTCTTACAATTTGATACATGTATTGACAAAGTCTATCCTGAAAGGAACAAAGTATTTGGATTATCTAAACATCTCCAACAATAGACTTAATGATGTTCGAAAAG GGATACTCACTAATCTTACAAGTTTAAAGATCTTGGATATTTCCGGAAATAGTCTGAAGGAGGACATTTTCAATAATGGGAGTTTTGGAAACATGCCAAATCTTACTGTATTCAAACTCCATAACAACAAATTTGAAACCCTTCCTGTAAAAGCTCTTCTACTTCAAAGCAATTTGAAAGTCTTGGATAtcaggaataataaaataaaagaatactaCACTGAGTTCACTCCTCGGATTAAAAAAGGCATGGAACTCTACTATGAAG GAAATCCACTAATGTGTGACTGTTCACTCCGTCCAATTGCATACTGGCTCAAATCTGTTGGGAGAATTAAAGGAAGATCTAAACCATGGGAGGATGCTATTTGTGAATCACCACCATATTTATCTGGTAATTCAGTAGCTTCCGTCCTCGAAGAAAGGCTTGTTTGCGCCGACTCCCTTGATGCTCTCAAATTCAAGCTCAATCCGGATATTAAATTCCGACAAGTGAAAGA GGATAGAGGATTCATCAAGTTGTCTTGGtatgtaaatacaaatgaaGATGTTGGAGATTTCCGCCTTGAGATACGCAGTTCTGATTTTCCACCTCAAACTCTAGCGAGAGAAGACGTGGACTACGGCTCCCGCTATACCATTATAAGAAATGAATTCAATGAACCGTcacgaaaattaaaaatttgtctgttAGCTAAAAATTCCGCCGGAAGAATCCGAAGATGGCGTCAGGatcaatgtcaaaaaatatcaatttccatTAAAGTAGAGCCATTTTGTTTTGCTTTTCTGCTAATGCTGTCCAGTTTactaatttacaatattttatag